One genomic window of Mycteria americana isolate JAX WOST 10 ecotype Jacksonville Zoo and Gardens chromosome 6, USCA_MyAme_1.0, whole genome shotgun sequence includes the following:
- the ANKRD34C gene encoding ankyrin repeat domain-containing protein 34C: MDEVTELEMGGNSLLKAVWLGRLRLTRLLLEGGAYINESNKKGETALMVACITKHVDQQSINKAKMVKYLLDNRADPNIQDKSGKTALMHACIRGAGGDVVSLLLENGADPSLEDHSGASALVHAINADDKDVLQHLLNACKAKGKEVIIITMDKSASGTKTAKQYLNVPPSLELKERAPPEACTAPSSNHLKTPASAPCPAEKESGIFGPHPSHPGDTPSARAADEPPSPGRRAGPARRARLPQLKRLRSEPWGLVAPSVLAASAHRNDTRVCAGDEVIMGIGDLSLSKKAPLARSGSSKSKDPSLFPPVDEQALRTPPAPGPLARKAAYEKSQATHQRLPRRSTVPEEPESVSSAAASSPAAMDALHWRRLGAEHYDCDPQPSGIPSPAEAGKVPSERRKLSGSHLALLVGSRESLDSITGTSPGTVRRRPPSLLERRGSGTLLLDHMSHTRPGYLPPLNVNPNPLIPDISSNSKTSSPLAAGLKSLVPIAPSSPRRGDLRAKRKLLRRHSMQAEQMRQLSDFEEIVAQ; this comes from the coding sequence ATGGATGAGGTGACGGAGCTGGAGATGGGGGGGAACTCCCTCCTGAAGGCAGTGTGGCTCGGCCGGCTCCGGCTGACCCGGCTGCTGCTGGAAGGGGGGGCTTACATCAACGAGAGCAACAAGAAAGGGGAGACCGCCCTGATGGTGGCCTGCATCACCAAGCACGTTGACCAGCAGAGCATTAACAAGGCCAAGATGGTGAAGTACCTGCTGGACAACAGAGCCGACCCCAACATCCAGGACAAGTCCGGGAAAACAGCCCTCATGCATGCCTGCATCCGCGGCGCCGGGGGGGACGTggtgtccctgctgctggagaacGGGGCAGACCCCAGCCTGGAGGACCACTCGGGAGCATCAGCTCTGGTCCACGCCATCAACGCCGATGATAAGGACGTGCTGCAGCACCTCCTGAACGCCTGCAAAGCCAAAGGGAAGGAGGTGATCATTATCACCATGGACAAATCAGCCTCTGGCACCAAGACCGCCAAGCAGTACCTGAACGTTCCCCCCTCGCTGGAGCTCAAGGAGAGGGCCCCCCCCGAGGCGTGCACAGCACCCTCCAGCAACCACCTGAAAACTCCCGCCTCGGCACCTTGCCCCGCTGAGAAGGAGAGCGGCATCTTCGGCCCGCACCCGTcgcaccccggggacaccccctctgccagggctgccgatgagcccccctccccgggccggaGAGCTGGCCCGGCCAGGAGAGCCCGCCTGCCCCAGCTGAAGCGGCTGCGGTCAGAGCCGTGGGGTCTGGTTGCGCCCTCGGTGCTGGCGGCCTCTGCGCACCGCAACGACACGCGGGTCTGCGCGGGTGACGAGGTGATCATGGGCATCGGCGACCTCTCGCTCTCCAAAAAGGCTCCCCTTGCCCGGAGcggcagcagcaagagcaaggacccctctctcttccccccgGTAGACGAGCAGGCTCTGAGGACGCCGCCAGCCCCTGGGCCGCTGGCGAGGAAAGCAGCCTACGAGAAGAGCCAGGCCACCCACCAGCGCCTGCCCCGAAGGAGCACGGTCCCCGAAGAGCCGGAGAGCGTCAGCTCCGCGGCCGCCAGCTCGCCCGCGGCGATGGATGCGCTGCACTGGCGGAGGCTGGGCGCCGAGCACTACGACTGCGACCCCCAGCCCTCCGGCATCCCCAGCCCGGCCGAGGCGGGGAAGGTGCCGTCAGAGAGGAGGAAGCTCAGCGGGTCCCACCTGGCCTTGCTGGTCGGCTCACGGGAGTCCCTGGACAGCATCACCGGCACGTCGCCCGGCACCGTCCGGCGCCGACCCCCCAGTTTGCTGGAGAGGCGAGGGTCCGGGACCCTGCTGCTGGACCACATGTCCCACACGAGGCCAGGATATCTGCCCCCCCTGAACGTGAACCCCAACCCCCTGATCCCCGACATCAGCTCCAACAGCAAAACCTCCTCCCCGCTTGCTGCTGGCTTGAAGTCCCTGGTACCCATTGCTCCCAGCTCGCCCAGACGGGGCGACTTGAGAGCCAAAAGGAAGCTTCTCCGAAGACACTCCATGCAAGCGGAGCAGATGCGGCAGCTCTCCGATTTCGAGGAAATAGTGGCCCAGTAG
- the TMED3 gene encoding transmembrane emp24 domain-containing protein 3, whose translation MRAGMRARMRARMRAGMRALALALALCALRAGGTELTFELPDSDKQCFHQELERGLKFTLDYQVITGGHYDVDCYVEDPNGRTIYKETKKQYDSFPHRTEVKGVYTFCFSNEFSTFSHKTVYFDFQVGDEPPILPDMSNRVTALTQMESACVTIHEALNTVIDSQTHYRLREAQDRSRAEDLNGRVSYWSVGETLILFVVSIGQVMLLKSFFTEKRPGSGGAGT comes from the exons ATGCGGGCCGGGATGCGGGCACGGATGCGGGCACGGATGCGGGCCGGGATGCgggcgctggcgctggcgctggcgctgTGCGCGCTGCGGGCCGGCGGCACCGAGCTGACCTTCGAGCTGCCCGACAGCGACAAGCAGTGCTTCCACCAGGAGCTGGAGCGCGGCCTCAAGTTCACGCTGGACTACCAG GTGATCACTGGGGGACACTACGACGTGGACTGCTATGTGGAGGACCCCAACGGCAGGACGATCTACAAGGAGACCAAGAAGCAGTACGACAGCTTCCCGCACCGCACCGAAGTCAAGGGCGTCTACACCTTCTGCTTCAGCAACGAGTTCTCCACCTTCTCCCACAAAACCGTCTACTTCGACTTCCAGGTGGGCGACGAGCCACCGATCCTGCCCGACATGAGCAATCGCGTCACTGCCCTGACACAG ATGGAGTCCGCCTGCGTCACCATCCACGAGGCTCTGAACACGGTGATCGACTCCCAGACTCACTACCGCCTGCGGGAAGCGCAGGACCGGAGCAGGGCCGAAGACCTCAACGGCCGGGTCTCGTACTGGTCGGTTGGGGAAACCCTCATCCTCTTTGTGGTCAGCATTGGGCAAGTGATGCTGCTCAAAAGCTTCTTCACCGAGAAgaggccgggcagcggcggggccggcacctAG